In Primulina eburnea isolate SZY01 chromosome 5, ASM2296580v1, whole genome shotgun sequence, a single window of DNA contains:
- the LOC140831776 gene encoding uncharacterized protein isoform X1 has translation MASEGSHDSRILIVASGGKFLPDSHAVSAFITDKFAEKQCMGGHTWRYVDVATKAYYWGEFVKSYRWRPDHDAHIRATWKTLAADLYRKTLCSWRAKPKLPLGVNIQIWNKWKEIWSSSQWQNKSEKAKINRNTEPEGPGTGVVKHIGGSRCFIQHSIKMREELGRDASAYELFKLMHQKKDGTWVDARSKALDAEMNAQFLEATQLDADFESPHNPTPEVQNKLYILAVGGVKKRKLYGVGSQAEVLYPEAMSGRATHTRANSMDVAAAKAEAAAATSKVEELTRELTSLRQQVRYLMEHALIDPQATSYDDDSTQP, from the exons ATTCTTACCAGATAGTCATGCAGTCTCAGCCTTTATCACTGATAAATTTGCTGAGAAACAGTGCATGGGGGGTCACACATGGCGATATGTGGATGTTGCGACAAAGGCATACTACTGGGGCGAGTTCGTG AAATCGTATCGTTGGCGTCCTGATCATGACGCTCATATTAGGGCTACATGGAAAACACTTGCAGCCGATCTGTATAGGAAAACACTTTGCAGTTGGCGTGCAAAGCCTAAACTCCCACTTGGGGTTAATATCCAAATTTGGAACAAGTGGAAGGAAATCTGGAGTTCATCTCAGTGGCAGAATAAGTCAGAAAAAGCTAAAATTAATAGGAATACAGAGCCTGAAGGACCAGGAACAGGGGTGGTTAAACACATTGGAGGTTCTCGCTGTTTCATTCAACATTCTATTAAAATG CGTGAGGAGTTGGGGCGTGATGCAAGTGCTTATGAGTTATTCAAATTGATGCATCAGAAAAAAGATGGTACATGGGTTGATGCTAGGTCAAAGGCTCTTGAT GCCGAGATGAATGCTCAGTTTCTTGAAGCAACACAACTTGATGCTGATTTTGAGTCACCACATAATCCAACCCCAGAGGTTCAAAATAAACTCTATATATTGGCTGTTGGTGGGGTTAAAAAGAGAAAATTGTATGGTGTTGGCTCGCAGGCTGAGGTGTTGTATCCTGAAGCTATGTCGGGACGTGCAACACACACACGTGCTAACTCTATGGATGTGGCTGCCGCTAAAGCTGAAGCTGCCGCTGCGACTTCTAAAGTAGAGGAACTTACAAGGGAATTGACTAGCTTGAGGCAGCAGGTTCGTTACTTGATGGAGCATGCACTTATTGACCCCCAAGCCACATCTTATGATGATGATAGCACACAACCATAG
- the LOC140831776 gene encoding uncharacterized protein isoform X2 codes for MGGHTWRYVDVATKAYYWGEFVKSYRWRPDHDAHIRATWKTLAADLYRKTLCSWRAKPKLPLGVNIQIWNKWKEIWSSSQWQNKSEKAKINRNTEPEGPGTGVVKHIGGSRCFIQHSIKMREELGRDASAYELFKLMHQKKDGTWVDARSKALDAEMNAQFLEATQLDADFESPHNPTPEVQNKLYILAVGGVKKRKLYGVGSQAEVLYPEAMSGRATHTRANSMDVAAAKAEAAAATSKVEELTRELTSLRQQVRYLMEHALIDPQATSYDDDSTQP; via the exons ATGGGGGGTCACACATGGCGATATGTGGATGTTGCGACAAAGGCATACTACTGGGGCGAGTTCGTG AAATCGTATCGTTGGCGTCCTGATCATGACGCTCATATTAGGGCTACATGGAAAACACTTGCAGCCGATCTGTATAGGAAAACACTTTGCAGTTGGCGTGCAAAGCCTAAACTCCCACTTGGGGTTAATATCCAAATTTGGAACAAGTGGAAGGAAATCTGGAGTTCATCTCAGTGGCAGAATAAGTCAGAAAAAGCTAAAATTAATAGGAATACAGAGCCTGAAGGACCAGGAACAGGGGTGGTTAAACACATTGGAGGTTCTCGCTGTTTCATTCAACATTCTATTAAAATG CGTGAGGAGTTGGGGCGTGATGCAAGTGCTTATGAGTTATTCAAATTGATGCATCAGAAAAAAGATGGTACATGGGTTGATGCTAGGTCAAAGGCTCTTGAT GCCGAGATGAATGCTCAGTTTCTTGAAGCAACACAACTTGATGCTGATTTTGAGTCACCACATAATCCAACCCCAGAGGTTCAAAATAAACTCTATATATTGGCTGTTGGTGGGGTTAAAAAGAGAAAATTGTATGGTGTTGGCTCGCAGGCTGAGGTGTTGTATCCTGAAGCTATGTCGGGACGTGCAACACACACACGTGCTAACTCTATGGATGTGGCTGCCGCTAAAGCTGAAGCTGCCGCTGCGACTTCTAAAGTAGAGGAACTTACAAGGGAATTGACTAGCTTGAGGCAGCAGGTTCGTTACTTGATGGAGCATGCACTTATTGACCCCCAAGCCACATCTTATGATGATGATAGCACACAACCATAG